In the genome of Pseudorca crassidens isolate mPseCra1 chromosome 14, mPseCra1.hap1, whole genome shotgun sequence, one region contains:
- the RAD51AP2 gene encoding RAD51-associated protein 2 has product MSFTQRAPQVVELGEPASPVPPPDDPDSPPPRSKRPRLEEPGGVSEAGWRLPLVPRLSEVEKAWESSARPFKALLVSAKEIFDNSTDSRVEKSVGEKQMCNLVCQNSGFEMKSCLRSLPSQSFDSGLKASRTSCEPGLYDRESFGVHCSDRSGTEAGQLPNASIHDGQAIKNDDGKRYLLQGRDNSQKDNNCTKQTENSFLDVTFYKETKSTFHDIKNRCKADSVTPSNKKENSISASTLKISKSQIQPSMEIAEPSYFRDSSTISIPEFPTDLNSKMSSVYLKEIMKKNDKNEAYVRDFTNIHWSQNRPDVKKQKLQDDKKVVDAENIFSECYGSNHQSLSNQSVCARKKDLISLHYYNHCSIKSDAIDSAKNFTIKLENANWEEAETCLDSYISTRSEKSKNWDCNIRHILRKNRKNCWIMGSYKTKCENMKTTGEILNLQQLLETDLLSKENYHNTEVMKTHEEKSKPLMIETLGSQKASIKIFWFKGKGENDNMLQLRCYTTQKDFRLSSIFENFITGIFYFLKSISGNQKDNNILTWYGILKCKNQIDVQNLITRNMNVNRNNDILSIYLQTGVLDLLNIILKTNITSLLNNFDSLTIIENYSKLEERCIFKWVIYLNYQKNVTVKKLISSSSMTIKNIHFPIFETYEKIPLLMDFDDIDEIFLTKEINYKNKSCPERLMSVGNWVHCSPKTVKTHVKSCPQFIQIQKYINKNTYEINMQNQDLYSEGKQKHNNINRFNFKCIFEDFFNIRQQAIQASHDKKHNEQTNLTTITPVLNFGDLISEIEEKKRDLILKEEVKVTAQSLTNSCQVHEDIKIEKEEKKSFYSMEGIFFVQPVSLMNKKVGAEETKYVNRNNVADRNESENIFQESELANSKHFHPKNDSSECFNLQFETHLSVGNNECFQDLSAKCLSRDALTTVNDFEMKSKFDLVLEELHMFHEISMENEVLSTVETNNGQENYFVENDVVEVKTEIKKGLKMGTENKICSCSLLCDTIAGPNTHEKHQSLFKWKKVPKNGEQEVPNEYCCLRTSEEELLYSTTKEDCEKPSPERPAFFSDEFKEEKFNYLLKGGGNFSYGISRLLPLKTCSRPIRIGLSRKAKLKQLHPYLQ; this is encoded by the exons ATGTCGTTCACGCAGCGCGCGCCGCAGGTTGTGGAGCTCGGGGAGCCTGCTTCCCCTGTACCGCCTCCTGACGACCCTGATTCCCCACCACCCCGTAGTAAGCGGCCCCGTCTTGAGGAGCCCGGTGGTGTTTCTGAGGCGGGCTGGAGGCTGCCTTTGGTGCCTCGCTTGTCTGAGGTGGAAAAAGCCTGGGAGTCGTCGGCCAGACCCTTCAAGGCGCTCCTGGTTTCAGCTAAGGAGATTTTTGATAACTCCACAGACTCGCGTGTGGAGAAATCTGTCGGTGAGAAGCAGATGTGTAATCTGGTATGCCAAAATAGCGGATTTGAGATGAAGAGTTGTTTGCGGTCTCTCCCCTCACAAAGTTTTGATTCTGGTTTGAAGGCTTCTAGAACGTCTTGTGAACCAGGGCTGTATGACAGAGAGTCCTTCGGTGTGCATTGCAGTGATAGATCTGGAACAGAGGCTGGTCAGCTGCCCAACGCCTCTATACATGATGGACAGGCAATTAAAAACGATGATGGAAAACGATATTTACTCCAGGGGAGAGACAATAGCCAGAAAGACAATAATTgcacaaaacagacagaaaattcatttttagatGTTACCTTTTACAAGGAAACCAAATCAACGTTTCATGATATTAAGAACAGATGTAAAGCTGACAGCGTTACGccatcaaataaaaaagaaaatagcatttcAGCATCTACactaaaaatatcaaaatctcAAATCCAGCCCAGCATGGAAATTGCCGAACCCAGCTATTTCAGAGATAGCAGCACGATAAGTATCCCTGAGTTTCCAACTGATTTAAATAGCAAAATGTCTTCTGtctatttaaaggaaataatgaagaaaaatgacaaaaatgaggCATATGTGAGGGATTTCACAAACATTCACTGGTCCCAAAATAGACCTGATGTTAAGAAGCAAAAGTTACAGGATGATAAAAAAGTTGTGgatgcagaaaatattttttctgaatgtTATGGAAGTAACCACCAGTCACTCAGCAACCAAAGTGTTTGTGCGAGAAAAAAAGACTTGATCAGTTTACACTACTATAATCACTGTAGTATCAAGTCTGATGCAATAGACTCTGCAAAGAATTTCACTATAAaactagaaaatgcaaattgggaagaggcagaaacatgcctggacagctacatatctACCAGATCAGAAAAATCGAAAAACTGGGACTGTAACATTAGacatattttgagaaaaaataggaaaaattgtTGGATTATGGGTAGTTACAAAACTAAAtgtgaaaatatgaaaacaactgGAGAAATATTGAATTTGCAACAATTATTAGAAACAGATCttttaagcaaagaaaattatcacAATACAGAAGTCATGAAAACACATGAAGAAAAATCAAAGCCTCTCATGATAGAAACACTGGGTAGTCAAAaagcttcaataaaaattttttggttCAAAGGTAAAGGAGAAAATGATAATATGCTACAGTTGAGATGTTATACTACACAAAAAGACTTTCGTTTAAgcagtatttttgaaaatttcattacaggaattttttatttccttaaaagtaTTTCAGGAaatcaaaaagataataatatCTTAACCTGGTATGGAATTTTGAAGTGTAAAAATCAAATTGATGTTCAAAATCTAATAACTAGGAATATGAATGTCAatagaaataatgacattttaagcATATATTTACAAACCGGTGTTTTAGACCTTCTAAATATTATATTGAAAACCAACATAACATCTTTGCTCAATAACTTTGACTCTTTAACAATAAttgaaaattattctaaattagAAGAGAGATGCATTTTCAAATGGGTAATATATTTGAATTATCAAAAAAACGTTACAGTGAAAAAACTTATCAGTTCCTCCAGTATGACAATTAAAAACATACACTTTCCAATTTttgaaacatatgaaaaaattcCCCTTTTAATGGACTTTGATGACATCGATGAAATTTTTTtgacaaaagaaattaattacaagAATAAGAGTTGTCCTGAACGACTCATGAGTGTGGGAAACTGGGTGCACTGTAGTCCTAAAACTGTTAAAACACATGTTAAGTCTTGTCCTCAATTTATACAGATccagaaatatattaataaaaatacttatgAAATAAATATGCAGAACCAAGATTTATAttctgaaggaaaacaaaagcataatAATATCaacagatttaattttaaatgcatatttgaaGATTTCTTCAATATTAGGCAGCAGGCTATACAGGCAAGCCACGACAAAAAACACAATGAACAAACCAATCTGACAACTATAACTCCGGTGCTAAATTTTGGGGACTTGATAAgtgaaattgaagaaaaaaaacgtGACTTAATTTTGAAGGAGGAAGTAAAAGTCACAGCACAAAGTTTAACAAACAGTTGCCAAGTTCATGAAGATATTAagatagaaaaggaagagaaaaagagttttTATTCAATGGAAGGCATATTTTTTGTGCAACCAGTTTCATTAATGAATAAGAAAGTAGGTGCGGAAGAAACTAAATATGTTAATCGAAATAATGTAGCTGACAGAAATGAATCTGAGAATATTTTTCAAGAAAGTGAGTTAGCTAATTCAAAGCATTTTCATCCAAAGAATGACTCTTCAGAATGTTTTAATCTTCAGTTTGAAACTCATTTGAGTGTTGGGAACAATGAATGTTTTCAGGACTTATCTGCCAAGTGTTTATCAAGAGACGCTCTGACAACAGTAAACGATTTTGAGATGAAGAGTAAATTTGATTTAGTACTTGAAGAACTTCATATGTTTCATGAAATTAGTATGGAAAATGAAGTTCTAAGCACTGTGGAAACCAACAATGGGCAAGAAAATTACTTTGTAGAAAATGATGTTGTGGAGGTAAAAACGGAGATTAAAAAAGGTTTGAAAATgggtacagaaaacaaaatatgttCATGTTCTTTGCTCTGTGATACGATAGCAGGGCCTAATACGCATGAAAAACACCAAAGtctatttaaatggaaaaaagtacCCAAAAATGGAGAACAGGAAGTTCCTAATGAATATTGCTGTCTAAGAACATCAGAGGAAGAATTACTCTACTCTACTACTAAGGAAG ATTGTGAAAAACCTTCACCTGAAAGACCAGCTTTTTTCTCTGAtgaatttaaggaagaaaaatttaattatttactgAAGGGAG